GCTGGATGCCCTTTTATGGAATTCCGGAGCACATAAGGGAACCGATACCAAATGGCGTTATGATGAAGTAGTAAACGGGCTTAAGAATTGGGTAGGCCCGGGAGTCAAAGTTGTTTCCGGAGATGTGACATTTGATTCCTATGGTAAAATTACTTCGGATACCCGGGTTTATGCACCCAATGATGTACCCGTGTCCTATGAAAGCTATATGAAGGATAATTATCACAGGGGAGCCTGGAGTTGGTGTTCACAGGATATATTGGAAGAAACCTTTATCAAACTCAGGGAAGTCTCTCTTTCTTATGTAATTCCGAATAAACTGGCCACAAAGATTAAAATGAAAGATCTTGTCGTTTCAGCTGTCGGCCAGAATATTTTTTACTGGGGTAAGGAGTATAAAATTTCAGACCCTGACTATGGATCAGCATGGGACCTGATCTCACCATCCATCCGCTATGTGGGCTTCAATATCAAGTTTAATCTTTAACAAAGAAATATGAAAAATCTGATTGCCATACTATTGATTCTGGCAGTAAGTGCCGGCTTTTCGTCTTGTTCCAAATTCGACGAATGGAATACTGATCCTAACCAGACAACTTCAGTTATTCCCGAACTGCTGGCTACTGATGTGATTTTGGGAACCGTCAAATATCCTGCTGTCGGCAAGGATTTTCTCTATAAAGATATGCTTGCCAAGTATATTTCCTATATGGAGGGTATGACCGATTACCAGTATAATAAGTTCGACAGGACAAGTTTCGGATCACTCCTTAAACTTACAAACGTTGAAAAAATGGTTGAGCTTTCAAAGGGCTCCATTTATGAAGACTCATACCTGGCTCTTGCAAAGTTTATACGGGCTTACACTTTTTATAACCTTACCATGAGTGTTGGAGACATCCCCTATTCGGAGGCAGGAAAAGGAGAAAGCGGCGTATATAATCCTGTTTATGACACTCAAAAGGATGTGATTATCGGAATACTGGCAGAACTTGAGGATGCTGCCGGTCTTTTCGCATCGGGCCGTGACTTCCCCGGGGATCCGGTATATAACGGTGATGTCCTCAAATGGGAGAAGGCTGCTAACAATCTGAGACTTAAAATTTTGTCTCATCTCTGGAAAAAAACCGACGATAGCGAAATAAACGTGGCTTCAACTTTTGAACAGATTGTAGGTGAAGGTAACCTTATGGAATCGAATGATGACAACTTCCAGCTTGTGTATTCCGAGACTGAAGTGGAACATTATCCGTTCTATAACAGCAATTTCAGGAAATATCCCATTATGAGTTCTACAATTATTTCCAAAATGAGGGAATATAATGATTACAGGCTGTTTTATTTTGCTGAACCCGCGGAATTCCAGATTCTTGGCGGAAAGCAACCTTCAGACACTTCTGCTTATATCGGGGTTAATCCTGCGGATGATTACAATACAATCAGTGCAAAATATGCAATTGGTAAAATAAGTGCCATTAATAAAAGATATTATGCCCTGGCTTCCGGTGAGCCCACTTTCCTGTTAAGTTATCCCGAGCAGTGTTTCATCATATCGGAAGCGATTTTGCGCGGATGGTTAACAGGCGATGCCCAGGCTTATTATGAAAACGGGGTTCGTGCCGCATTGAGTTTTGTGGCTGATCATACACCTGATGATGTGCAATACCACCATGGCAGGAAAATCACGCAGGAAGTGATTGATAATTATCTGGCAGGCCCTAAAGTAGCTTTTACAGGTACAACAGATGAAAAACTTAAAAAGATATTCCAGCAACGGTATTTTCTCGGATTTATGCAGGATGGATGGAACAGCTATTTCGAATTCCGCAGGGTTGGCTATCCCGTTTTGCCGGTTAATGAATTAACCAACCTGAATGCCGTAAAAACGCAACTGCCTTTGCGATGGCTTTATCCTTCAAAAGAGCTCACGAATAACCGGGCCCAGGTTGAAGAGGCCATCAACCGCCAGTTTTCCGGGAATGACGATGTAAATCAAATATTGTGGATTCTCCAATAATCATTGCCTAATTAATTAAACTTTTTCCTTATGAAAAAAAATCTACTTGTACTCCTGTCACTGCTGTTAGTCGCTTTTACGGCTAATGCCCAATTACCTGATAGAATTGGATGGTGGAAATTTGATGATGCCGGGGATATGCTTAAAGCGGAAACCGGTTCGCCTTTAACGTTAACTGGTTCTCAGACTTCAGTAGCAGGTCCGGTTGAAACCAATCTTGCTGCAGAAATAGGACCGGGGAGCTTTCTGAGCATGCTGCACGGTATGACTGCAACCGGAGAGGATTCTCTTGTTAACGAATACAGCGTTCTGATAGACTTCTCTATTCCGGAAGCCGGAATCTGGCATTCGTTTATCCAGACAACAATAGCAAATGAAGACGATGCTGACCTTTTTACCCGGGCAAGCGACAATGCTATCGGAACCGGTGCTACAGGTTATTCGGATAATACAGTTTCGGCCTCCACCTGGTACAGAATGGTTATTTCAGTTAAAAACGGTGAATTTTTCAAAGTTTACCTGAACGGAGCGCTTTGGCTTGATGGAACTCCCCAGGATATTGATGGACGATGGGCACTCGATTCAACCTTGCTTATTTTTGCCGATAATGACGGAGATGACGGCACAATTGACTGTGCTGAACTGGCCATATGGGACATTGCGCTAACAGGCAGTGAAGTACTGCAACTTGGAAATGCATTCGGTGATAAACTGGTGACTGCAATTACGGTAACCGGTGAGGGAGATGCAAGTACTATTGAAACGGATGGCGGAACGCTGCAGATGATTGCTACAGTGGAACCGGCGGATGCCACCAATGATTCAGTTGCCTGGTCACTGACAGAAGGTGAAGACAAAGCCAGCATTGATGAAACAGGTTTGTTAACTGCCATTAAGAATGGTACAGTTACAGTTATTGCCACATCCACTGACGGTGGCAATGTATCCGACAGCATGGATATTGTCATATCGAATCAACCGGTTGTGGCTGTTACAAGTATTGAAGTTACTTCCGAAGGAGATGCTGAAACAATAGAAACTCAGGGCGGCACACTTCAAATGTATGCACAGGTATTACCTGACAATGCTACTGATAAGAGTGTTACGTGGAGCGTTGTTCCCGGAACAGGTGATGCAACAATTGATCAAACCGGACTGTTAACGGCAGTAAGCGATGGTACGGTCGGAGTAAGGGCAACTGCTAATGATGGCAGCGGGATCTTTGGTGGAACCGTTATTCAGATTTCAGGTCAGACTGTGATTCGCGAAAGAAAAGGTCTTTGGAAATTTGACGACGCTTCAGATATGCTTAAAGCTACCATCGGGCAGCCATTGACATTAACCGGAACCCAAACCTCCGTGGAAGGTCCTGCTGCAGGTAACCTGGCAACCGAAGTACCTCTCGGAAGCTATTTAAGCATGACCCATGGCATTGCAGCAAACGGTGGCGGTAGCCTTGTGAATGAATGGTCTTTACAAATTGATTTTTCATTACCTGCTATTGACACCTGGTATGCGTTCTTCCAGACACTTGACGGCGATGCCGATTTATTTGTCGCCAAAACAGCTGCAGGTGACATTGGCCGTGTGCCCAATTCAATTGGCTGCGGCAGCACTCTTTACAGCACCAACACAGTAAGCGCAAATACATGGTACCGGATGATCGTTTCGGTTAAAAACGGTGAATTCTTCAAACTGTATATCAACGGTGAATTGTGGTTGGACGCTGCAGCACAGGATATTGACGGAAGATACGGATTAGAATCTGTTCTGGGTATATTCCAGGATGATGACGGTGATGACGGAACCATTATATGCTCCGAACTGGGGATATGGGATGTAGCTCTCTCCGAAGGTGAAGCAGCCGGTTTGGGAAATCCTTTAAATTCAGAAGTTACCGGAATTCACAATATTGAAAATGAAAGCGGAAATCTGGATCAGAATTACCCGAATCCGTTCAGGCAATTCACCACATTACCCTACCAGGTAACAAAAGCCGGCGATGTAACATTCCGGGTACTTGATATGAGCGGTAAAGAAGTTCGTACAATCCGCGAAGGATACAAGACTCCTGGTAATTATAAAGTTGAATTCAGCAGAAGCAACCTTTCTGCAGGCGTATATTATGTACAAATGGCTGCAAATAATACATCAAAAACCATCAAAATGGTAATTACTGAATAATTACTGGTCCATGAAAAGTTGTTTTGAGAAGTTTGCTTCCCGAAACAACTTTTCTTTTTTATTTATGCTATAACCCACCATTATGTTGTTGAAGAAACTCTTTTCAGTATCTCTTGCTTTATTTTTCATATTCATGAATGCTCAGTCCACAATTCCTGCCAGAAAAGGCTGGTGGAAATTTCAGGATCCGGCAAATCTCACATCTCCTGAACAGGGCTATGGACAGCCGTTAGTTCTTACAGGCTCCCATACTGCAGTCGAAGGTCCCTGGGCAGACAATCACGCTGTAATGATAGGTTCAGGCAGCTATTATAAAATGAATCATGGCATACAACCAAACGGAGGCGGAAACTATGTAAACGAATATTCGCTGATGGTTGATTTCAAAGTTCCTGCCCTTGGAGTATGGCATAGTTTCTTTCAGACTTCGGTAAATAATGGAAATGACGGCGATTTCTTCATTAACACTACGGGCAATATTGGTGTTGCAGCCGTCGGTTACAGCGATTACGCCATTGAGCCCGACCAGTGGTACCGGCTTGTCATTTCAGTAAAAAACGGTAACCATTTTACCTGTTATCTCGACGGAAAACCTTTTCTTTCAGGAATCACGCAAGATATCGATGGAAGGTTCTCACTTGAAAATCAATTGCTTGTTTTCGCCGATAATGACGGAGAGGACGGAGAAATAGTCTGCGCAGAACTTGCTATATGGAACCAGTCGCTCACAGCCGCACAGGCCATGGAACTGGGAGGTTATGGCCATGAAGTCAACCCGGTTGTGATGACAAAAGTGCCCTTTTTACAGCAGGAAGGAACCAATATGATGACCGTTTGCTGGCATGATATTGATGGCTCTGCAACCATTGTAAAATACGGAACCGATTCATTACTTACTGACAAACTGGAAGGAACGAATGAATTGATCAAGGAACCCTACCGTTGGCATACAGTTAAATTAACCGGACTTCAGCCCGGTACGCGTTATTATTACAAAGTAGGAAATGGCACGGCTTTTTCACGAGTTTATTCGTTCAAAACGTTGCCTGACAAATCCTACACGGGAAAGCTTAGATTTATCCTGCTTGGCGATACTCATTGCCCTGACAGTACTGCCGTTAACCATGTGCTTAAAACAGCACGTGAAAAAATATCTGAGTTATACGGACCGGATATAGAAAATCATGTAAATGGTATTTTCCATTCAGGGGATATTGTTGTTGATGGAAGTATACTTGAACAATATACAACTGAATTTTTAAGACCTATATCCGTTTTGTCACCCTATTTGCCAACCATGGCTGTAGCCGGTAATCATGAAGGCGAAAACAGCTATTTCTACAGATATATGAAACTGGATGATTATTCAGCATTTCCTCAAAACCCTGATCTGAATGAAAAAATATGGTCGATCCAGGCAGGTAATGGCTTGTTCATCGGCATGAATTCAAATATTACCGGAACCTACGGCAACCAGGAAATAAACTGGCTGAAAAGCAGACTGAATGAAGCTGAGGCGGACACTTCAATTGACTTTGTTTTTCTTTTTATGCATCATTTTCCTTATTCCGAATTATGGAACGTTTCCGATGAGAGTATTGAGTGGGTTAAAAATTCGGTTGTTCCTGTTCTCAAAAATTTCCCGAAAGTCAGGGAATTACACTACGGACACACGCATGGTTATGAAAGAGGAACACTACTGTCGAATAAGGAAGATGGCGATTTCAATATCATTTGCGGTGGAGGTGGCGGTGGAGGACTGGATCCGTGGGAATCGTCCGACAATCATGATTACAATGATATAAACAAATCCTTTAGCACCCATTTTTTCCAGGTTTTGGAGCTGGATGCATCTAATCACTCCTATAGTACGACTGTTTATGATGTCGGTAGTGAAG
The window above is part of the Bacteroidales bacterium genome. Proteins encoded here:
- a CDS encoding fibronectin type III domain-containing protein, yielding MNAQSTIPARKGWWKFQDPANLTSPEQGYGQPLVLTGSHTAVEGPWADNHAVMIGSGSYYKMNHGIQPNGGGNYVNEYSLMVDFKVPALGVWHSFFQTSVNNGNDGDFFINTTGNIGVAAVGYSDYAIEPDQWYRLVISVKNGNHFTCYLDGKPFLSGITQDIDGRFSLENQLLVFADNDGEDGEIVCAELAIWNQSLTAAQAMELGGYGHEVNPVVMTKVPFLQQEGTNMMTVCWHDIDGSATIVKYGTDSLLTDKLEGTNELIKEPYRWHTVKLTGLQPGTRYYYKVGNGTAFSRVYSFKTLPDKSYTGKLRFILLGDTHCPDSTAVNHVLKTAREKISELYGPDIENHVNGIFHSGDIVVDGSILEQYTTEFLRPISVLSPYLPTMAVAGNHEGENSYFYRYMKLDDYSAFPQNPDLNEKIWSIQAGNGLFIGMNSNITGTYGNQEINWLKSRLNEAEADTSIDFVFLFMHHFPYSELWNVSDESIEWVKNSVVPVLKNFPKVRELHYGHTHGYERGTLLSNKEDGDFNIICGGGGGGGLDPWESSDNHDYNDINKSFSTHFFQVLELDASNHSYSTTVYDVGSEGNWKDGKIMDVIYRKNDQLAPQQPVIENITTRNDSLYIATSEYKGVDSLMSLHLQVFRSNQLLVDTVLQGMNIYGLNQGLPVNRNASVDLNRLALPVSSLETGSCVFKIRYRDHNLKWSEWSADYNVTLNSSDAASADGLGYMLYQNFPNPFDDRTSITYYIPEKSDVNFRIFDLKSSLVKTIDEGMKERGLYTLILKDEEFPTGTLSYQMITSNGVLTRKMVKN
- a CDS encoding SusD/RagB family nutrient-binding outer membrane lipoprotein: MKNLIAILLILAVSAGFSSCSKFDEWNTDPNQTTSVIPELLATDVILGTVKYPAVGKDFLYKDMLAKYISYMEGMTDYQYNKFDRTSFGSLLKLTNVEKMVELSKGSIYEDSYLALAKFIRAYTFYNLTMSVGDIPYSEAGKGESGVYNPVYDTQKDVIIGILAELEDAAGLFASGRDFPGDPVYNGDVLKWEKAANNLRLKILSHLWKKTDDSEINVASTFEQIVGEGNLMESNDDNFQLVYSETEVEHYPFYNSNFRKYPIMSSTIISKMREYNDYRLFYFAEPAEFQILGGKQPSDTSAYIGVNPADDYNTISAKYAIGKISAINKRYYALASGEPTFLLSYPEQCFIISEAILRGWLTGDAQAYYENGVRAALSFVADHTPDDVQYHHGRKITQEVIDNYLAGPKVAFTGTTDEKLKKIFQQRYFLGFMQDGWNSYFEFRRVGYPVLPVNELTNLNAVKTQLPLRWLYPSKELTNNRAQVEEAINRQFSGNDDVNQILWILQ
- a CDS encoding Ig-like domain-containing protein, with translation MKKNLLVLLSLLLVAFTANAQLPDRIGWWKFDDAGDMLKAETGSPLTLTGSQTSVAGPVETNLAAEIGPGSFLSMLHGMTATGEDSLVNEYSVLIDFSIPEAGIWHSFIQTTIANEDDADLFTRASDNAIGTGATGYSDNTVSASTWYRMVISVKNGEFFKVYLNGALWLDGTPQDIDGRWALDSTLLIFADNDGDDGTIDCAELAIWDIALTGSEVLQLGNAFGDKLVTAITVTGEGDASTIETDGGTLQMIATVEPADATNDSVAWSLTEGEDKASIDETGLLTAIKNGTVTVIATSTDGGNVSDSMDIVISNQPVVAVTSIEVTSEGDAETIETQGGTLQMYAQVLPDNATDKSVTWSVVPGTGDATIDQTGLLTAVSDGTVGVRATANDGSGIFGGTVIQISGQTVIRERKGLWKFDDASDMLKATIGQPLTLTGTQTSVEGPAAGNLATEVPLGSYLSMTHGIAANGGGSLVNEWSLQIDFSLPAIDTWYAFFQTLDGDADLFVAKTAAGDIGRVPNSIGCGSTLYSTNTVSANTWYRMIVSVKNGEFFKLYINGELWLDAAAQDIDGRYGLESVLGIFQDDDGDDGTIICSELGIWDVALSEGEAAGLGNPLNSEVTGIHNIENESGNLDQNYPNPFRQFTTLPYQVTKAGDVTFRVLDMSGKEVRTIREGYKTPGNYKVEFSRSNLSAGVYYVQMAANNTSKTIKMVITE